Genomic segment of Dactylococcopsis salina PCC 8305:
GTGAGCGATCTTTTCCCTCTTGATTTTGCACTTCTGTAAACAGTTGGTAGGCAGTTTGAAAGGCTTTTCTCGCTTCACGGACTCGATCGCGTCCTTTTAATGCTAATCCGAGGTTATAATAAATAGCTGGATTATCAGGGACAAACTGCTTTAAACGCTGATATGTGTTCACTGCGTCGGCGTATTGTTCTTGTTTGAGTTGCACTTCCCCCAGTGCAATTAAGGCTTCTATTGATTGAGAATCTAAATTAATCGCCTGTTTGTAAGCTGAGGCGGCGGCGTTAATTTCACCGTATTGTTGTAAGAGTTTTCCTTTTTGATAATAGCCTCTAGAATGATTCGGATAGCGTTGTAAGAAAGTTTCTATGGTTTTTAGCGCAAATGGAAATTTTCCCTGTTGTTGATAAGCTGTGGTCAAGTCTAGCCAAGCTGCGGTGGTTTCTGGTGCGATTTTAATTACTTTTTCTAAGTGCGCGATCGCACGCGGATAATTCCCCTGTTGCACCAATAATGATCCGATAACCGCATTTGCTTCTGGATGATTGGGTTCAATTTCTAATAGTTTTTCGTAAACTGAGATCGCACCTGCGCGATCATTTTGACGCAATAAAACCGCCCCTAAACCCAAGTATGCGGGAACTTTTTTCGGGGCGAGTTCCGTCGATCGATGATAAGCGGTACTAGCAGCCGAATAGTCTTGAATCTTTGCTAAAGTGTGACCTAAAGCATAATAAAACTCTGCATTATTCGGCTCAAGATTAATTGCTCGTCGATACGCCCAAGCGGCTGCTTTATAATTCCCTTGACGAGCTTCTAAATAACCTAAACCAGAAAAAATCCTCGCATTATCCCCATCTAAACGCGCGGCTTGCCGATAAATTCGTGTTGCTTCTTGATATTCCTTCGCTTCTGCTAATTTTCGCCCCCGTTCCAATAATTCTCTTAAGTAGTCTTGACGGTTTTGTTGAGCAAAGTAAATATTTTCTATGACATTATTTTCCATAGAACTTTCACTTAATACAACGGGAGAAGTCAGGGTAATTGGTAACGTCGCAACGGCGATGATAATTTTGTGAAAACAATTTTTACTTGGCACAATCTTCTGATTTATTAACTATTTTGTCGGCTGATCACAATTTCATTTTCATTACTATACCCTAATTTTGTAAAGTTATATAACTTTAATAGTTAGCCCCCTATCCCCCAATCTTGGGGTAATACCAATTTCTTGTAGGGTTTGCAAGGCAAACCCTACGGTCAATGAGATTTTTTGCAGTTTAACCATTTTCTGCTTTTTTCACTCGATCGAACCATCTAAAACTCTCCTGGATCAGGACGACGATCGTAAATTTCTACCTGATATTTTCCCCGTCGCAAGAGATAATGAGCTAATAATAATCCTGCTGGTCCCGCGCCAATGATAACAATTTTTGCTAATACCATTTTGGAAAAGGAAAGTTACATTTAAGCCCCCCAAACTTGGAAAGTTACATTTAAGCCCCCCAAACTTGGGGGGTTGGGGGCTTAAGTAGTCGATACCGTAGCACCAACTCTTCAAAATGGTATAACATCAAGTTTGCTCCTTCTGTTTCAATTATCCTTTACTCATTTCTAAATGATGCTATGGTTTGATCAATTTGAATGATACCCTAAATTAAAATTACGAAGGGCAAATTAACAATCTACTCTCACAAAATGGTATTATATTTAAGAACAAATCGCAATCTATTCTATCATCATAAAACAAAATTGTTGAACTAATAAACTAATATGAAACTGCTCGATCGCCCTCGTTTAGGTTTAGCGGTGGCTCTGGCTAAAACCGTCACTGCTATTGTCAAAAAATTACGTTTAGGTGCTGCCAGTGTTTTACCTGGAGAAATTGCCCGCCGTTTTCATCCTAAACTTTTATCCCTTTTATGTGAACAAGTCCAATCAGGAATTATTTTAATTGTTGGCACAAATGGTAAAACTACAACTTCCCTTCTCCTCAGAACAATTTTAGAAGCAAATGGCGCAAAAGTTACTCATAACGCCACTGGTGCGAACCTCGTTAATGGCTTAATTACCGCACTTTTAGCAGATACGAATATTTTTGGCAAACTGAACGCTGATTATGCCATTTTAGAAGTAGATGAAAACATTGTTCCGCTTTTAGTTAAAGAATGCCAACCCCAAATTATTTTAGGTTTAAATCTGTTTCGAGACCAACTCGATCGATATGGAGAAGTTGATACCATTAACCAAAAATGGCAAGAAGCAATTACACCACTTTCTGAAACAACCACTGTCATTCTTAATGCTGATGATCCAAGCCTTTCTTATCTCGGTCAAAACTTACCCCAAACCGTTTTATTCTTCGGTTTAAATCAGCCCAATTTATACTTAGAAGAAATTCCTCACGCCGTTGACTCCATCTATTGTCCCGTTTGCGGTGCATCCCTAACCTATCAAGGGGTTTATCTGTCTCATCTCGGAGACTATCATTGTTCTAGTTGTGGTTTCGCCAAATCAAACCTAGATATCAATAGTAAAGAATGGGGACAAATTTTAGTGGGAGTTTATAACAAATATAATACCTTAGCGGCGGTTTTAACCGCACAAACCTTAAACATTTCTCCGCAACTGATTAAACGAGAAATCCAAAACTTTCGCGCCGCTTTTGGACGTGCTGAAGAATTAAATGTCAAAGGAAAACAGGTGAGAATACTACTTTCTAAAAATCCTGTTGGTATGAATGAAACTATCAGAACCGTTAATGAAATTAAAGCCCAGGGAAAATCAGAAACGACTTTATTAGTGTTAAACGATCGAACGCCCGATGGAACTGATGTATCATGGATTTGGGATGTTGATACAGAAAAATTAGTAGAAAAAGGAGGAACAATTGTTATCAGCGGCGATCGGGTTTATGATCTCGCATTACGGATTCAATATAGCCAACAAACCCTAAATAATCCTAACCTCAACCTGATCATTAAAGAAAACCTAAAACAAGCCATTGATATCGCTTTAAAATCTACGCCTCCCGATCAAACCCTTCATATTCTTCCCACCTATTCTGCTATGTTAGAAGTTCGACAAATTCTAACTGGACGTAAAATTCAATAAGTCAATCATTAAAATCTAATGGCAACCTTAAACCCAAATTCCACACAGCAAACAGCACAACGTTTTACCTTAGACAATGGAATTACTCTCATCGTAATTGAAAATCCTACCGCCGATATTATCGCCAGCAGACTCTACTTTAAAAATGCAGGAACACGAGTGGAATCAACTTCTCAAGCTGGCGTTTCTCACCTTCTCTCGACAGTGATCACCAAAGGAACAGAAAACCTCAAGGCGGCAGAAATTGCCGAAAAAATTGAAGCCGTCGGTGCTGGATTAAACGCCGAAAGTGCAAATGATTACTTTGCAATGAGTTTAAAAACGGTTTCTCAAGACTTTTCTGAAATGCTGCAATTAGTGGGAGAAATGATCCGTTTTCCCAGCTTACCCGAAACAGAAATTGAACTGGAACAAAGCTTAACCTTACAAAATATTATTGCTCAAAAAGAACAGCCCTTTAATCTGGCTTTTAATCAGCTTCGATCGCAAATGTATCCTGAACATCCCTATGGAACATCAGTTTTAGGGACAGAAGCAACAGTTTCCAGTTTAACTCGCGCCGATCTCAAAACCTATCACGAAACTTATTTTCGCCCCGATCAATTAATAATTAGTATCGCCGGACGCATCACCTTAAAACAAGCCATTGAAGAAGTCAGCGCCGTTTTTGGCGACTGGAAACGCCCCACAACTAATTTCCCAACTCCCACTCTCCCCCCTTTAACGCCACAACCTTCAGAAAAATTCCTCTCTCAAAATACCCAACAAACAATCATCATGTTGGGATATCTCAGCGCTTCCATACAAGATGCAGATTATCCCGTTTTAAAACTAATTAATACCTATTTGGGAAATGGTTTGTCCTCACGATTATTTGTAGAATTACGAGAGAAACAAGGACTCGCCTACGATGTTTCTGCATTTTATCCCACTCGCCTTGAGCCGTCGCACTTTGTCACTTATATTGGTACTGCTCCTGATAATGTAGAAATTGCCTTAAAAGGACTAAAAAAAGAAGTACAACGATTGTGTGAAGTCCAATTAACAGCAGAAGAATTACAAGCCAGTAAAAATAAATTATTAGGACAATATGCGCTTGCGAAACAGAGTAACGGACAACTTGCTCAATTATATGGTTGGTATGAAACCTTAAATCAAGGAGTAGAATTTGACGATCGTTTTCAAGACATGATCGCTGGCGTGACTAGCGAAGAAATGCAAACTGTCGCCCACAAATATCTACAAATTGAGCCTTATCTCTCCTTAGTCGGATCAAACTCAGCCTCATAATTCTCCCTTTGAAAGATTGTAGGTTGGGTGGAGAGAAACGAAACCCAACAGATAATCCCCCCTAACCCCCCTTTGAAAGGGGGGAATCGGAATGATTTCGTCAGAAATGTTAATTTTTTTTTACAATATGAGAGAACGTTGAAAAAAGGGTCATTGAACAGAGAATGCGAGTTGCAATTGTTGGCGCAGGTTTAGCAGGACTTTCTACGGCGGTGAATTTAGCAGATGCGGGATGGGAAGTAGAAATCTACGAATCTCGCCCCTTCGTAGGAGGAAAAGTCGGGAGTTGGGTGGATCAAGACGGAAATCATCTAGAAATGGGGTTGCACGTCTTTTTTGGCTGTTATTATCATTTATTTAGCCTCATGGAAAAAGTGGGCGCGATCGAGCATTTACGCCTCAAACAACATACCCACACCTTTGTTAACGAAGGGGGAAAACTGGGAGAGTTAGATTTTCGTTTCCTCACTGGCGCTCCTTTTAATGGCTTAAAAGCCTTTTTTACCACCTCTCAGCTTTCAACAGTGGATAAAATGGCAAACTCCCTCGCCTTGGGAACTAGCCCCATTGTCAGGGGATTAGTGGACTTTAAAGGCGCAATGAAAACGATCCGCGATCTTGATAAAATCAGTTTTGCAGACTGGTTTCGATCGCACGGTGGAAATGATGGCAGTTTACAAAGAATGTGGAATCCGATCGCCTATGCGTTGGGATTCATCGACACCGAAAACATCTCAGCACGCTGTATGTTAACCATCTTTCAGCTTTTTGCCGCACGAACCGAGGCTTCAGTGTTACGAATGCTAGAAGGCTCTCCTCAAGAATACCTCCATCAACCGATCATTAATTATTTAGAAGCGAAAGGGGCAAAAATTTACACTCGTCGTCGAGTGCGAGAAGTATTATACGAAGAGAGCGACGGAGAAACTCGCGTGAAAGGACTCGCCATTGCTAACGGTGAAGCCACAGAAACCATTACTGCGGATGCGTATGTCGCCGCCTGTGATATTCCTGGTATTAAACGCTTACTCCCTGAAACGTGGCGAAAATGGTCAGCATTCGATAATATCTACAAACTGGATGCTGTACCAGTCGCAACAGTACAATTGCGGTTTGATGGTTGGGTGACAGAATTACAAGACGACAAAAAACGGAAACAGTTACAAGAAGCAACAGGGCTAGATAACTTACTCTATACTCCCGATGCTGATTTCTCCTGCTTTGCTGATTTAGCCCTCACCAGCCCTAGTGATTATTATCGGGAAGGGGAAGGATCATTATTACAATTAGTGTTGACTCCAGGCGATCCCTTTATTAAAGAAACCAATAGCACGATCGCGCACCATGTCTTATCACAAGTTCACCAACTATTCCCCTCCTCTCGTGAACTAAACATGACCTGGTACAGTGTCGTCAAACTCGCTCAATCTCTATATCGTGAAGCGCCTGGCATGGATGTTTATCGCCCTGATCAAAAAACCCCTGTGACTAACTTCTTTCTTGCGGGGAGCTATACCCAACAGGATTACATTGACAGCATGGAAGGCGCAACCATTTCTGGAGAAAGAGCCGCCAAAGTCATTTTAAAGGAAAGTCGTAGGTTGGGTGAAACGACAGTGTAACCCAACACCAATCAGTGACCAAATAACCAATAACCAATAACCAATAACTAAAAATGTCTAACT
This window contains:
- a CDS encoding tetratricopeptide repeat protein, whose translation is MPSKNCFHKIIIAVATLPITLTSPVVLSESSMENNVIENIYFAQQNRQDYLRELLERGRKLAEAKEYQEATRIYRQAARLDGDNARIFSGLGYLEARQGNYKAAAWAYRRAINLEPNNAEFYYALGHTLAKIQDYSAASTAYHRSTELAPKKVPAYLGLGAVLLRQNDRAGAISVYEKLLEIEPNHPEANAVIGSLLVQQGNYPRAIAHLEKVIKIAPETTAAWLDLTTAYQQQGKFPFALKTIETFLQRYPNHSRGYYQKGKLLQQYGEINAAASAYKQAINLDSQSIEALIALGEVQLKQEQYADAVNTYQRLKQFVPDNPAIYYNLGLALKGRDRVREARKAFQTAYQLFTEVQNQEGKDRSQMQLRNL
- a CDS encoding Mur ligase family protein, encoding MKLLDRPRLGLAVALAKTVTAIVKKLRLGAASVLPGEIARRFHPKLLSLLCEQVQSGIILIVGTNGKTTTSLLLRTILEANGAKVTHNATGANLVNGLITALLADTNIFGKLNADYAILEVDENIVPLLVKECQPQIILGLNLFRDQLDRYGEVDTINQKWQEAITPLSETTTVILNADDPSLSYLGQNLPQTVLFFGLNQPNLYLEEIPHAVDSIYCPVCGASLTYQGVYLSHLGDYHCSSCGFAKSNLDINSKEWGQILVGVYNKYNTLAAVLTAQTLNISPQLIKREIQNFRAAFGRAEELNVKGKQVRILLSKNPVGMNETIRTVNEIKAQGKSETTLLVLNDRTPDGTDVSWIWDVDTEKLVEKGGTIVISGDRVYDLALRIQYSQQTLNNPNLNLIIKENLKQAIDIALKSTPPDQTLHILPTYSAMLEVRQILTGRKIQ
- a CDS encoding M16 family metallopeptidase → MATLNPNSTQQTAQRFTLDNGITLIVIENPTADIIASRLYFKNAGTRVESTSQAGVSHLLSTVITKGTENLKAAEIAEKIEAVGAGLNAESANDYFAMSLKTVSQDFSEMLQLVGEMIRFPSLPETEIELEQSLTLQNIIAQKEQPFNLAFNQLRSQMYPEHPYGTSVLGTEATVSSLTRADLKTYHETYFRPDQLIISIAGRITLKQAIEEVSAVFGDWKRPTTNFPTPTLPPLTPQPSEKFLSQNTQQTIIMLGYLSASIQDADYPVLKLINTYLGNGLSSRLFVELREKQGLAYDVSAFYPTRLEPSHFVTYIGTAPDNVEIALKGLKKEVQRLCEVQLTAEELQASKNKLLGQYALAKQSNGQLAQLYGWYETLNQGVEFDDRFQDMIAGVTSEEMQTVAHKYLQIEPYLSLVGSNSAS
- the zds gene encoding 9,9'-di-cis-zeta-carotene desaturase — its product is MRVAIVGAGLAGLSTAVNLADAGWEVEIYESRPFVGGKVGSWVDQDGNHLEMGLHVFFGCYYHLFSLMEKVGAIEHLRLKQHTHTFVNEGGKLGELDFRFLTGAPFNGLKAFFTTSQLSTVDKMANSLALGTSPIVRGLVDFKGAMKTIRDLDKISFADWFRSHGGNDGSLQRMWNPIAYALGFIDTENISARCMLTIFQLFAARTEASVLRMLEGSPQEYLHQPIINYLEAKGAKIYTRRRVREVLYEESDGETRVKGLAIANGEATETITADAYVAACDIPGIKRLLPETWRKWSAFDNIYKLDAVPVATVQLRFDGWVTELQDDKKRKQLQEATGLDNLLYTPDADFSCFADLALTSPSDYYREGEGSLLQLVLTPGDPFIKETNSTIAHHVLSQVHQLFPSSRELNMTWYSVVKLAQSLYREAPGMDVYRPDQKTPVTNFFLAGSYTQQDYIDSMEGATISGERAAKVILKESRRLGETTV